In Drosophila yakuba strain Tai18E2 chromosome 2R, Prin_Dyak_Tai18E2_2.1, whole genome shotgun sequence, a single genomic region encodes these proteins:
- the LOC6530464 gene encoding probable cytochrome P450 317a1, producing MQNMWIIFLIIGLLVLGLLVLLIIAARYQRDYWRYLDIPHERPKKLWPIIRQIMTQTLSTEAMKADHYSAIYKKFKGSGPFCGFYALLQPRALILDRELIRQIMIKDFWNFNDRGLYCNQKSDPLSGDLYALRGQSWKEMRQKLDPSLEGDRMSLLYDCLFEEAEQLLLTVSSTLMSQPHSAVHIQKIMRRYVLSSLAKCVFGLNAEQRKTFPLEDFEQMTELALNSHKHGYLMNLMMIRFPNFCRMLRMRRTPKQAQEYFIKLLTSIVEQRETSGKRQKDYLQQLIDVKALEFITHQYESDKELAAHLQNELAAHAVVFLKAGYEQTANTLSYVLYELALRPELQVRVREEVKKAIERHEGHITHEGIKSLAFMGQVINETLRMHPITPYILRRTLNDYVVPDHPKYMLVKELFLIIPTHAIHHDPDIYPDPEEFKPERWSGPRDSLQQQGTWFGFGVGARSCIGIQFAQLQLRLALALLLSEYEFSLNTRKPLINLEDGIALTLMPLGVIEPGNEERAV from the coding sequence ATGCAAAACATGTGGATCATTTTCCTGATCATCGGATTGCTGGTGCTCGGGCTGCTGGTTCTGCTAATTATAGCGGCGCGGTATCAGCGAGATTATTGGCGCTATCTGGACATTCCACACGAGAGACCCAAAAAGCTATGGCCTATCATTAGGCAAATAATGACACAGACATTGAGTACGGAGGCCATGAAGGCGGACCATTACTCGGCCATATACAAGAAGTTCAAGGGAAGCGGTCCCTTCTGCGGATTCTACGCTCTGCTGCAGCCACGAGCATTGATCCTCGATCGTGAGCTGATCAGGCAGATAATGATCAAGGACTTCTGGAACTTCAATGATCGCGGATTGTACTGCAATCAGAAGTCGGATCCCTTGTCGGGGGATCTGTATGCTTTGCGGGGTCAGAGCTGGAAGGAGATGCGCCAGAAACTGGACCCCAGTCTCGAAGGCGATCGCATGTCCTTGCTGTACGACTGCCTCTTCGAGGAGGCGGAACAGCTCCTCCTAACCGTCAGCAGCACCCTGATGAGTCAGCCCCATTCCGCCGTCCACATACAGAAGATCATGCGGCGCTATGTGCTCTCTTCCCTGGCCAAATGCGTTTTTGGCTTGAATGCCGAACAGAGGAAAACGTTTCCGCTGGAGGACTTTGAGCAGATGACCGAGCTGGCCTTGAATAGCCACAAACATGGCTACCTAATGAACCTGATGATGATACGGTTCCCCAACTTTTGTCGAATGCTGCGCATGCGTCGTACGCCCAAACAGGCGCAGGAGTATTTTATCAAACTCCTCACGAGCATTGTGGAGCAGCGAGAGACGTCCGGAAAGCGCCAGAAGGACTACTTACAGCAGTTGATCGATGTGAAGGCATTGGAGTTCATCACCCATCAGTATGAATCGGATAAGGAACTGGCAGCCCATCTGCAGAATGAGTTGGCCGCCCATGCAGTTGTCTTTCTGAAGGCGGGCTACGAGCAGACGGCCAACACTCTATCCTATGTACTCTATGAACTCGCATTGCGTCCAGAGTTGCAAGTCCGCGTGAGGGAGGAGGTCAAGAAGGCCATCGAGCGGCATGAGGGTCACATAACCCACGAGGGCATCAAGTCGCTGGCCTTCATGGGTCAGGTGATCAACGAAACACTGCGAATGCATCCCATAACACCATACATCCTGCGACGCACCTTGAACGACTATGTGGTTCCGGACCATCCCAAGTACATGCTGGTCAAGGAGCTGTTCCTCATCATTCCCACGCATGCCATCCATCACGATCCGGACATCTACCCGGATCCGGAAGAGTTCAAGCCGGAACGCTGGAGCGGACCACGGGAttcgctgcagcagcagggcACCTGGTTTGGATTCGGCGTGGGTGCACGCAGCTGCATTGGAATACAATTCGCACAGCTGCAACTGCGATTGGCCTTGGCTCTTCTCCTTTCCGAGTACGAGTTCTCCTTGAATACCAGGAAGCCACTGATCAACCTGGAGGATGGTATAGCACTAACGCTGATGCCATTGGGAGTTATAGAACCCGGAAACGAGGAGAGGGCGGTCTAA